In the genome of Pangasianodon hypophthalmus isolate fPanHyp1 chromosome 15, fPanHyp1.pri, whole genome shotgun sequence, the window CGTGCAGgtaattattaaattttatcCTGTGGTTAATACCCAGGTTAGGACAATCATGCAGAAAGTGTCAGTTAATTTAGTTTTGGCTGTGTAGGAGGTGGGACCAAAAATGTTTCTGGTGTACATCATTTTGAAGTTTGATTTTTATGACCCATGAATAATTTTAATCTAAAATCTGtcttaatgcttttatttatggCCTTTTATGTGCCATATGTTATTGATTGCATTTGTATTGTGACAGGTTCATGCATTAGCAAACTGAATTAGTAGCTTTGTATAATTTGTttgtataatgaataaaattttgaCTAATCAGTGAGTGTTTACCTGTGTACCTGACCTTAGACTTGCACTTTAACCACAGATTTTTCTGTTGGATTTTTGAAGAAGTTAGTTATGTGTCTTTGGGCTTTGTTGATTTGTGGTATTGGAGTCATGTTTTAAAACTGATGAACTGTGCTCAGGTCACCGCAAACCAGCGAAAGCGTACGAGAAGATCACAATCAACAAGAACTCTCGCACCACGCTCAACCGCCTAAGGAACATCATCCGCAAAAACAAGTACAGGAAGGACCTCCGCATGGTGAGGACACATGCATGGTTTTAAACTTCTATATACTGGATGTCTGGCGGCCTGGGAGAatccttcacatggtcaaactGACATTTTCTACCATATAAAGTTCTGAAAACTGCAGGATTTACTGAActgaattttttcttttcttttcctttttcatgcATCTCAACCTTTAGTTATAGAATTTTACTGTCTGGTTACCTGcgaaagtaaaaagaaaaaattgtatttaaagattCCAGTGCAAATCAAGTACAACGTCCTGCCTACTTTtgcatttataacctaatcaaTTTATGGAAAAACATTACTACCAATTTGTAAGTTCTACAGTGATCACTTTATCAGCATCAGCCATGTTCGTCTCGGTCTCGTCACCTGAGATAAAAGTCGTTTGCCACATTTAAGTTCTAGCCTCATTGTCCTCTCTCGACTCAACTGATCTCTTGACttaaatttttgtctttttattaagTTGTTTTAACGTTTTCTGCTGTCATCTGTACAGTATGTGCACAGTTTGCTCTTCCCTGTTTTGAGGATGTGACCGTTGCATGTCTTTTTGCTATGGCACTTGTGTGcgaatcacacttagctagcaaggtttacGACCTCTTTAGGCGGAGTGACAGATTTACTGCTGctgcgtttgttaaactggcttcttGCACAACATCTGAAAGGTTTTCACAGACTGCCTCACATCTACTTGAACCCTTTTACTACCTTGTTTTTGAACTGAAATAATTGAACCCTTGCTTAAGATTGGACTTTACAAATAAACTGCtattctgtccctctctctcaggCTGCCCTGAGGCGGGCCAGCGCCATCCTGAGGAGTCAGAAGCCTGTGGTGGTGAAGAAGAAGCGCTCCAGAGCCGCCAAGAGTGCATAAACATGTACACACCCCACAAATGCCtaattaataaaagtgttttgGTCAAATATCCCACCCTTGTtc includes:
- the rpl28 gene encoding 60S ribosomal protein L28, encoding MSSHLQWMVIRNNSSFLIKRNGQTYSTEPNNLKARNAFRFNGLIHRKTVGVEQAADGKGVVIILKKRAGHRKPAKAYEKITINKNSRTTLNRLRNIIRKNKYRKDLRMAALRRASAILRSQKPVVVKKKRSRAAKSA